One segment of Dama dama isolate Ldn47 chromosome 15, ASM3311817v1, whole genome shotgun sequence DNA contains the following:
- the SLC18A3 gene encoding vesicular acetylcholine transporter: MEPEAPAGQAPAAASKLSEAVGAALQDPRRQRRLVLVIVCVALFLDNMLYMVIVPIVPYYVHAASEKPTPTSSPTPPTPTNASAVTVNTSESPTAAIPAKSIVKLQHPRDNEDVKIGVLFASKAILQLLVNPLSGTFIDRMSYDLPLLLGLGVLFASTVMFAFAEDYATLFAARSLQGLGSAFADTSGIAMIADKYPEEPERSRALGLALAFISFGSLVAPPFGGFLHEFAGKSAPFLVLAAVSLFDALLLLVVAKPFSAAARARANLPVGTPIHRLMLDPYIAVVAGALTTCNIPLAFLEPTIATWMERTMAASEWEAGIAWLPAFVPHVLGVYLTVRLAARYPHLQWLYGAFGLAVIGASSCLVPACRSFAPLVISLCGLCFGIALVDTALLPTLAFLVDVRHVSVYGSVYAIADISYCVAYALGPIVAGHIVHSLGFAQLSLGMGLANLLYAPVLLLLRNVGLLKRSRSERDVLLDEPPQGLYDAVRLRERPMSDRDSAPRSPPGPFDACEEDDYDYYTRS; encoded by the coding sequence atggaacCGGAGGCCCCGGCGGGTCAGGCCCCGGCTGCAGCCAGCAAGCTGTCGGAGGCGGTGGGCGCGGCGCTGCAAGATCCCCGGCGGCAGCGGCGTTTGGTGCTGGTCATCGTATGCGTGGCGCTGTTCCTGGACAACATGTTGTATATGGTCATCGTGCCCATCGTGCCCTACTACGTGCACGCGGCCAGCGAGAAGCCCACCCCGACCTCCAGCCCAACGCCGCCCACTCCGACCAATGCCAGTGCCGTCACGGTCAACACCTCAGAGTCCCCGACGGCTGCTATTCCAGCCAAGTCTATTGTGAAGCTCCAACACCCCAGGGACAACGAGGACGTGAAGATCGGGGTGCTGTTTGCCTCCAAGGCCATCCTGCAGCTGCTGGTTAACCCCCTGAGTGGGACCTTCATCGACCGCATGAGCTATGACTTGCCACTGCTTCTGGGCCTGGGCGTGCTGTTCGCCTCTACTGTGATGTTTGCCTTCGCGGAGGACTATGCGACGCTCTTCGCCGCACGCAGCCTGCAGGGTCTTGGCTCGGCTTTCGCGGATACGTCTGGCATTGCCATGATTGCAGACAAGTATCCGGAGGAGCCAGAGCGCAGCCGCGCCCTGGGCTTGGCGCTGGCCTTCATCAGCTTCGGAAGCCTAGTGGCGCCGCCCTTCGGAGGGTTCCTCCACGAGTTCGCTGGAAAGTCTGCGCCCTTTCTGGTGCTCGCCGCCGTTTCGCTGTTCGACGCCCTATTGCTGCTGGTGGTGGCCAAGCCCTTCTCGGCGGCGGCTCGGGCGCGGGCCAACCTGCCAGTGGGCACGCCCATCCACCGCCTCATGCTGGACCCCTACATCGCAGTGGTGGCAGGCGCGCTCACCACCTGCAACATCCCCCTCGCCTTTTTGGAGCCCACCATCGCCACGTGGATGGAACGTACGATGGCAGCATCCGAGTGGGAGGCAGGCATAGCCTGGCTGCCGGCCTTCGTGCCGCACGTGCTAGGCGTCTACCTCACCGTGCGACTGGCGGCGCGCTACCCCCACCTGCAGTGGTTGTACGGCGCCTTTGGGCTGGCGGTGATCGGCGCCAGCTCGTGCCTGGTGCCCGCCTGCCGCTCCTTCGCACCGCTAGTGATCTCGCTCTGCGGCCTGTGCTTCGGCATCGCGTTGGTGGACACCGCGCTGCTGCCCACACTCGCCTTTCTTGTGGACGTGCGCCACGTCTCGGTCTATGGCAGCGTCTACGCCATTGCCGACATCTCCTATTGCGTGGCCTATGCTCTTGGGCCCATCGTGGCGGGCCACATCGTGCACTCGCTTGGCTTTGCACAGCTTAGCCTTGGCATGGGCCTGGCCAACCTGCTCTATGCGCccgtcctgctgctgctgcgcaATGTGGGCCTCCTGAAGCGCTCCCGCTCGGAGCGGGACGTGCTGCTGGATGAGCCACCGCAGGGTCTGTATGACGCTGTGCGCCTGCGGGAGCGCCCCATGTCCGACCGGGACAGCGCACCTCGCAGCCCGCCCGGCCCCTTTGACGCCTGCGAGGAGGACGACTACGACTACTACACCCGCAGCTAG